Proteins found in one Bacteroidota bacterium genomic segment:
- a CDS encoding DUF885 domain-containing protein, translated as MRLLSAICLAFSLVLPAVHAFAQSDDQLSDEMTADFLKGYFAANPISATGIGVHDYDNVLDDVGPAAVDKEVARLKSFKSHLERLDPAGMSKDKGIDCRILTESIDENLFGFEELREYEWNPMVYTGALGNAIASLIYQEFAPLDQRLKNAAARATQVSRFLDQAKANLKNAPLIHVQTAISQNQGNISLYKDELTKAAKDASPEIQSEVAGASAKAVAALEEFGKWLETDLKPRATRDFRLGKDLYEKKLSHALKSKITPAELLQRAESENVRVHGEMYALAAPLYKEYYGEAAAGKDTIEVIKKVLDKIVLDHPKKEELMDVIKKIIPELEEFVTKKDLLTLDAKQPLVIRETPEYERGVAVASMESPGPLEKNLKSFYNVTPIPPEWTPEQVESYLREYNSWSIRDLSIHEGVPGHYVQGYFANRCPSIIRNVFGSGSMVEGWAVYAERMMVEAGYMDGDPRMKLINLKWYVRVVLNSIIDQKIHAYGMTQAEMMGLLTKQGFQEEREAAGKWRRANLTSAQLSTYFVGFQEIWDLREAYKKKMGEAFSLKKFHEDFLNHGSPSVKYIQELMLGE; from the coding sequence ATGCGACTCTTATCGGCGATTTGCCTCGCCTTTTCCCTCGTTCTTCCGGCGGTTCATGCCTTCGCCCAGAGTGACGACCAGCTGTCCGACGAGATGACGGCCGACTTTCTCAAGGGCTATTTCGCCGCGAATCCGATCTCGGCGACGGGCATCGGCGTCCACGACTACGACAACGTCCTCGACGACGTCGGTCCCGCCGCGGTCGACAAGGAGGTCGCGCGGCTGAAGTCGTTCAAGTCGCACCTCGAACGGCTCGATCCGGCCGGGATGTCGAAGGACAAGGGCATCGACTGCAGAATTCTCACGGAAAGCATCGACGAGAACCTTTTCGGATTCGAGGAGCTGCGGGAATATGAATGGAACCCGATGGTCTACACGGGAGCTCTCGGGAACGCGATCGCCTCCCTGATCTACCAGGAATTCGCGCCGCTCGACCAGCGCCTGAAGAACGCCGCGGCCCGGGCGACGCAGGTCTCGAGGTTTCTGGACCAGGCGAAGGCGAACCTCAAGAATGCCCCGCTGATTCATGTGCAAACCGCCATCAGCCAGAACCAGGGAAACATCAGCCTGTACAAAGACGAACTGACCAAAGCCGCGAAGGACGCTTCGCCCGAGATCCAGTCGGAGGTGGCCGGCGCGTCGGCAAAGGCGGTCGCCGCCCTCGAGGAGTTCGGGAAATGGCTGGAGACCGATCTGAAGCCGCGAGCCACGAGGGATTTCCGGCTGGGAAAGGATCTCTACGAGAAGAAGCTCTCGCACGCGCTGAAATCCAAAATCACTCCCGCCGAGCTTCTGCAGCGGGCCGAATCCGAAAACGTCCGGGTCCACGGGGAGATGTATGCGCTTGCGGCCCCGCTCTACAAGGAGTACTACGGCGAGGCGGCAGCCGGAAAAGACACGATCGAGGTGATCAAGAAAGTGCTCGACAAGATCGTGCTCGATCATCCCAAAAAAGAAGAGCTGATGGACGTGATCAAGAAGATCATACCGGAGCTCGAGGAGTTCGTGACGAAGAAGGATCTCCTCACGCTCGACGCGAAACAGCCGCTCGTCATACGCGAAACCCCCGAGTACGAACGGGGGGTTGCAGTCGCCTCCATGGAGTCTCCCGGACCGCTGGAAAAGAATCTCAAATCGTTTTACAATGTCACCCCCATTCCGCCCGAGTGGACCCCCGAGCAGGTCGAATCGTACCTGCGGGAGTATAACAGCTGGTCGATCCGCGACCTGAGCATCCATGAGGGGGTGCCGGGACACTATGTCCAGGGTTACTTTGCGAACCGGTGCCCCTCCATCATCCGGAACGTCTTCGGAAGCGGATCGATGGTCGAAGGCTGGGCCGTCTATGCGGAGCGCATGATGGTCGAGGCGGGGTACATGGACGGCGACCCCCGGATGAAGCTCATCAACCTGAAGTGGTACGTCAGGGTGGTCCTGAACTCCATCATCGATCAGAAGATCCACGCCTACGGGATGACGCAGGCGGAAATGATGGGGTTGCTGACGAAACAGGGTTTTCAGGAGGAACGCGAAGCCGCCGGGAAGTGGCGCCGCGCAAACCTGACCTCCGCGCAACTCTCGACCTACTTCGTGGGATTTCAGGAAATATGGGACCTGCGCGAGGCATATAAGAAGAAGATGGGAGAGGCGTTTTCCCTGAAAAAGTTCCACGAAGACTTCCTGAACCACGGATCTCCCAGTGTGAAGTACATCCAGGAGCTCATGCTCGGAGAGTGA